The genomic region acaatatttatttaatttaaatattaactTAAAATTTCGTCCAACAAAACGTGCATTGTCTTCACAATAGCACACAATCAACGTAGTTGCGTATGTGCGCGTGCTTTCTTTCCGTATGGGATACGTATTATATCATCGAATTGCATCATCTCCAAGCGCTCGATGTGATAGGCGCGAGAAAGTTGGAAAGTGTTGGGACGGGGGCGACATTCATCCCCAAAGGGGTTCATTTTCGTGAACCAAActgcatgtttgtttttattttcacgatGGATGAGTCATCGCCGCTTGCCGGACGGAGTTTCCCGTACGTCATGCGCGTGTCTGGCGACCGCGTGTTGCCAAGCGGGCGCCCGGTGTTTTGTaccattgaaaataaaaataggatTTTTCTGAACATATCGGATCGGTTTGGTTAGTTGTAGCAAACTCGCAACAAGTCCCATATTGTCTAGTGGTTAGGATATCCGGCTCTCACCCGGAAGGCCCGGGTTCGATTCCCGGTATGGGAAAAGAATGATTTTTTCTCAATAATTAACAGCCATGTTTCATCTCTCTTATATTAGCATTAAAGGGTACAATCCTTAAAGCGTTATTACATTCGCGTTGTTTtgccatatttttaaataaaacatcattttaATATACGTATTAATATCGATCCATAGTTTCATTCTGTTTATTAGcctgataaaaataaaacatttacaaaagtTTGGAAAGAATAGCGGATATGAAATGTAAGTATGATGGTATGCATGTATGTATGTTTACGTGCcagtgtgtgttgtgtgtacgtgtgtgtgccTTCTATTTACAAAGCGAAATATATAGtgtttgaaagaaaataaacggcTCCTAGATCCCTAGCAAGTAATTACCGTAAGGTGAAAGACAACGCATGGATGCGGTTTCGATCGTAACCTAAAGGGATCGTTCAGTGGAAAGGGATCCAACTTAATCTAATGGTAACGGGTACGAATGGACACAAATGCTCACATGTATGCGGTACCGGGGTTGGCCAGAGAAGAGAAACCATTGAAaatctaatttaattttaattcgtACCCTATTTCTCGTACTTATTTTCCCTCGCTGCTTTTACTTATCAATGCATTATTTGCAGATGGGTCTCCGGTTTTGGTTGTCGTGCGGGTTGTCGCCGGTGGAGTGGATGATGAAGTATGCATGCGCATGCACGGTGGTTGAGATTCGATTGGTAGCGCATCCTAGTCCTCTACTAAAGACGAgtcaacaatttaaaaatcgaGCAACAATACACTCAACGAAGGCTAGGCGAATGGTGAGAGAGAAATGGAACGTACTTAATAAAAAGCAAACTAATGGGAATGAAAGATTGCATCACTGGCGGGACAAAATGCCATTTAACGCCGCCATTGTTCTATTCACTAATCCTTATAGGTGCATCCCGCCTCGTCCGCACCGTCAGCACAGTCCTGGACCTAAGCGAATGAAGAGTGGCATGTTAGTATGAGTTCGTTGCGTTGTTTGCGTTTGTAGACACTTACTCTATCGCACAGCTGGTTAACCGATATACAAATGCCACTGACGCAACGCAGTTCACCCTCAGGGCACGGGGAAACGTGGGCCGTCGTAAGGAAGTCCCTGCTCGTGCTACTGATCTTGAAATCGTTCTCCGAGTCCGAGGTCATCATGATTTCCTTGCTGTCCTGGAAGTTCACTGGAAGGTGGTAAGAATGTTACAATCTGtcgcttttcctttcgctggCAATTAATCCTTCCTCATCACCCCGTTCTCAATGTGCGCGCTACCCAAAAGCTATTACCCAGTGACTTTGGCACCGATATCGTTCGGCTCGTTTCGGCCTCCGTTTGATCTTCAACCTTCGTCTCCGCTGACCGATCGGTAGTGGTCGCATCAGCCGCCGGGGCAGTGCTATCCTCCGCGGAAGTATCGTTGCGACTCTTCTGACGATTCACGAACGGTACGTTCTCCGCCGCCGTTGGTTCATACTTGTCGGCATCTTCTTCCGACGTGCCGTAGTTGGCGTATTCCCGATCACCATCTCTGGAACCCTGTGTCTGATCATGCTGGTCGGCTTCGGCCTGCGTGCGATCTTCGTTGGTTATGGTTATGTAGGGGCGACTAAAAACGGAAGTGTTATcaacgggaaaaaaaacgaaaacgagcCAAGTAATTaaagaactttttttctaGAGCTAGCAGAAGATTCCGGAGCGAGCTAAGGTGGATGGCTACAGTGAAATGCGTCTCGCGTCGAAGTACTCCGAGGATCGGTCATCCAAGTCTACAGCTGTTTATGTTCAGTCCTTACCAGATAGTCTCCGTCCACTTTGGGTCACCGTCACCATAGAAACCATTCTCTGTCTACAGCGTCTATTAATTGAGCGTCACAATGATCAAGTTCTTTACCACAGTTCTACTTCCCCTGTCCATGATGACCTTGGGCTCCAGCTGGATGCCTCGATCGTCATACTACGTACCCTTTGAGAACTCACGTCCAGAGTCAGTCCTGCCCTTACCCTTACTGTTCTCTACTTCCACTCCGGTTGGTCACGATCTCTTGTGTGTAGTTTGTTTAAGTGCatggcgtgcgtgcgtgcgttcaCTGTGCTACGGCTACGCTATACCCTCTTCCCTTTCGCTTCTTACCCATTCGGACTGTTCGGGACCTGTACTTGCACGAACGGATACTCCCGCTGGCTACCGTAGGCCGATGGGTAGGTCGTTGGCTCGTCGTAGTAGCAATCTAGCTCATCCGACGCATCGGGACAATCCTCGTATTGGTCGCAGCGCCACTTGTCCGGAATGCACTTATCGTTTGACATGCACCGATACTCGTCCCGCTCACACTGCTTGCAGTCCGACTCGTCCTCGCCACCCTGGCAGTCCTTGATGTTGTCGCATCTGAAGCGGAATATGAAATTCTTTAGTAGAACCCCAACAGGGTGCTGCCCTTCTTCACATACTTCCATTGTAGCGGGATACAGCTTTTATCGGCACACCGGAACTCATTCGCGTAGCACTGACCGAGCCGGGTCGGGTCCTCGCAGACGTTCCGATCGTCCGAGTCCGGATAGCTATCGCAGTCGAAGGTCGCCGTTAAAGCTTCCGAGCTGGCGATAATGTGGGCGCAGGGTTCCAAAATAGCTGGAAAGAACAGAAAACCCAAGTTAACAGCAAGAATCGGTGGGGAAGTTTTTGGGAAAACCATTTCGCGAATTGTCACTTACACTTGCAGATTCGCTTGCACGGTGTCAGCGTTCCCATGCGGGTCGGGCGACACTCTGGTTCGAGCACGAGGCACACAAACTCCGCCACCCGGACCGAGCACTTCGAGTTGATCAGATACTGGAAGTGGTCGTACTCGAGACGTGATAGCTGCCGGTTGTTCGAGACCGTCAAGTCGTACGGCAGAACTCCGCGGCAGAGCGGTAGTGAAGTGGACTGACATATGCCTACGATAAGATACATTTCAGCAACAATTCTGTTAGTTTGGAAACAAATTATGAATTAATACAAACATACCTTCTTCGGAAATATTGAATCGTTTCAACCCTTCCGTCGTGATTTCAAAACGGGACAGAATGGGTAGCGTCGGGGAAACCTTCGTCCGGTAGAGGCTCGAATCAGTCGTAGCCGAAGggattgttatatttttctatGTGTTTTCGTAGAGTaagtggaataaaatattatcattAGTGTTAAGATCGTGCCATTTAAACGTATAAAAAGAAACTTCTTTTGACCAAAGCATTAACCATGCGATAAGCAAATGCAAGACACCAAAAAGATCATTCCGAGCCCAATTAAACACAGTTTTACACATGTGAAATTGTTCACCGATTGGTGAGCATAGTGcacatcaatttaaaaaaaccttattgaagaaatgttttaaaacagtttacaAGATCTCACGCATGCATTTATACAAGTGTGGCATGTGTGTTTCCATAGTATTTTATCAGACAGACGTTGTTTTGGTATGCTTTCTTCTCTGAACCGTGCAATCAATTAgaagaaaatgtgtttataatGTGCAAACGTTAATAACACATTCTTGGcgtagaacaaacaaacacaaaaaaccggAATCGGTGAAACTATCTGTTTCTAATTTTAATGGGATTGGATTTTATAAGATAAACGCACCAAGATTTGCAAAACATGTACCAGTCGTTGTTTTTTGTAATTGTGAAATATAATTTTGACCCGATTATCTTATTGTGAAATGTGGTACCACCCAGTCCAGACCTTAATTAGAACGTTAAACCTCAAAGGTCAATAAAAGTGCAATCTTTTTCAATCGGAACAATCCttcaataattaaattttaaatattcacaACAGTCTTCAACATTATCTTTTATCATATAAAAAGCCAAAACTTTGAAATACCAACAATTTTTACTAGTTTGTTGTTGTCCGAATATGAAAtgcattttgaatttaaactttaaacatCGATTacacttgttttttgtttctcattaCGACAGTATACATATCTATACTTTCGATACATATGTCCATGTTTTAAAGTGTTATAATTGAATGCTTCGAAGGAAAGTTGATAGGAGAAAGAttgcaaacaaacataaaacgcTGTAAGTAGTAACGAAACTTCCCGAACAAAGAGAAAGAcatagaaagagagaaagaaaacgagGAAAATGGTGTTCAATTCACTTGTCTCAGCTGTTCCAGTTGCATCAGCTGTTCGTTTAGGCGACGCAACAGCCGCTCGTCCTCCTCGATCGGGACGCCAAAATTGTTCTGATGGCCGGAGGTGAAGCCCCGCACCTCCGGCCCGCGCGCCACGTTGCCCCGGAGCCCCACCTGAATCGCGGCCGGTGCCGGTTCGTACGCCCGCGTCGTGCCCTCCTTCGCCCGGCTCTCGCCATCGTCCGCATCGAGAAAGTCGTCATCGTCGAAGACGACCCGCGCCTTGGTGTAGTCCTTCAGCGAGATTGTGCTGgtcttccggatcggcgcaTCGGTCACTTTCACCACCAGCGCCGGTATCTCCTCGCTGGCGCTTTCCGTTCGTTTCCGCTGCTCATCGGTTGCTCCGGTGGAGCTCgtcttggtggtggtggttgtcggCCAACCGGACGACGTCCCGATGTCATGCTGCTCTAGGTGGTTGTCCCGTTCGTACGAGGGCTTCCGGGAGTGCGGTCCAAACACGGCCAGCAGATCGTTGTCGAGTCCGAACGAGAACTTACTGTCCGCGGTGCGACCGGACCCTTGGGTGTCCTTCGGTTTGGGTTCCTTCGTCGAGCCGCCCGGGAAACGGTGGTCGTGCAGATCGTTCGCGCTGGTAAAGTCGTTGAAGTCGATCGAAAGGTTCTCGTCCACCTCGTAGCCATCCTCACCCAACAACCCGCTGCTCATAATATCCCGATCTGCAAGCGATAGGCAAACGAACCATTAGCCATTCGAGAGAATCAAGCTTCCGCTTACGACACACTTACCGACAACGAGGAAGTAAACGACCAGCCCAAGCAGCCCGCAGATAAGCAGCAGCCCGAGTGGCCATTTGATGTAGCGCCAGATCACTTTGAGTACCTTGTAGGGCAAGGATCGTTGGGTGGTTGGCCGGAAAAAGGAACTGCTGGAGGATGAAGCTGAGAGGGGCGTCTGCGAGCCGGCCTTCCAGAAGTTGAATCCTTGCCGGTTGTGCCCACTGCTGCCGAGGGAGGTGGGTGTGGGTGACGAGGGCAGGGTGTGAGAGTCTGTGGAGGCTGCGGTGTAACCACTGTACGGTGTGCCCTGGAAAGAAGTTGttggaaaatgtaataaatacAATGTTTTGTTGGTATTTCTCAGGAAATCAAGAAATGCATTTAATATGAGAAGGCTTCGTAGAACTTCTTAGAGAGAAGAAAACTGGACATCCTTAAATATTTCTTCCGAGCGATGAACTAGCGATCAAACTTCCGTGCATCGCCTATTGCATACTTTTCggcgtaaaataaaaatggaagatGTAACAGATTTACTCTCAATAGACCGTTTGGTTTTCTAAAACATTTTGAGAGTATTATTACTCCACAAACGGTGACTGCAATTTTCACTTACTGTTCCGTCTTTGGTCGTGATCGTGAAAGTTTGTTCCGCTCGAAAAATTTACCCTTTGGAGGGACTTAATTTAATGTGGAgaaaatgggattcgaaatTCAATTCTATTCCACGACCACAGAAACCCCGATTTGCTCTAACGAGTCCCTAAGACATGTGGTTTGGTGATCGGTAATACATGCGATTCAAGTTCATTTCCTTtcgatatttttctctttttttttaatcagtcATATAGAAATTCGTTGAATTAATCtaagtttaattttgaatttcttcttcaataactttgcaataaaatatgcTTCGTATGTAAGAAAGTAGATACATGCCACCCAATTACAGCGATTAGTATATGTTTCTTGCATTTATCTATACATCCATGTAACTAAGTTCACGTatcgaaataaatcaaaccggCAATGATGCTTCCATTTCGAAGCACTGGCGGGAGATCAGCAGGATGTAACGACTTATAACTCGAACAGGGAAATGTGGAGCGAAGAAGTCATAACACGTGATATGTATGTATACCTTACTCTTATTACATCACCACTGTTCGTGGCAGGAAAAGAGCCTCAGACCACGATGCAGTGCATTGCGGAGCGGCATAGCTGAAGAGCCCTTTCGCTGTCAATTGCGCATGGCACATCCGGCATCGTGCGGCATCCGACGCAGACCGGATCGTGTGAAGCTTTTACGACGATATGTTATCAGTACGGGAACATTGATCGCCGACTCGATGCGGAACGAAAATGTGTGCAAACCAGTATGggatatgttttaaaaatatcaacgCTCCATGTGGTGGAGTTGCACTGTTTTGAAGTAAGTAAACATATAAAAGTTTCGAAATTCACACACTTTACTTTTCCATTTAACACGTTTGAAACATGTAGAAAAGTATTGGACAattacctttttttcattctcatttttttttaaatttaaattgatttaaaaaaacgctTTTCACGTgataaatgagaaaaaaatatagataAATGGACAATAAAAGATCTAAATAAAGAACCTTCGATGGATGGATGTCAAGTATAAAAATTCACAGAAAAAAGAAGTTCAGCCTAAAGCAGCTTTGCCACTGAAACAAGATAACTAATAGTATTGCCATACATTGCCAACCAACCGATCGATTACCTCACCGAGCATCACGACGATCGGATCGGGGTGGCGGAAACACACCATCGATCAGTCCGCAGCTCAGAAGAGATTAATCCACCATAATGAATTGATTTGTCGCAAGAAATGGCACGAGGAAGACGGGCATCGCgccggaaaaagggaaagagacACCCGAGTTGACAGAAAAGGCGGCCTCGTGAGTGGCCTTCACAGCGGCTTATCCTGCGACGTCGGCAAGAAGTGGCCGGGAGTAGTGAACGAGTGGTGGAACTGAGGGGGTAGAGGACTAATGATTCTATTTCATCGGTCCGAAGGCAGCTGTTAATTGACTGTCGTTTGAGGCAACACGCCGCAACAATCCGGGATCGGGAACCGAAAAAGGTGGGCCAGGCGCGTGCTCAATCG from Anopheles coustani chromosome 3, idAnoCousDA_361_x.2, whole genome shotgun sequence harbors:
- the LOC131259524 gene encoding uncharacterized protein LOC131259524: MVNKQYNVHNPKLHKSTAASKSSPAPLRSFYPPVSTRPAGATDEDRFSVESDSNNASSDCGSSVGGRHRQLPPPPPPPTAHPRTPQAQNNLNVSRRATPSPGLANRRHEHDDSEHDGLYGRNIQFYSEGRVELAEGDAVGENGGGRYGGKELTISDIGRFQYILQMDREVGTPYSGYTAASTDSHTLPSSPTPTSLGSSGHNRQGFNFWKAGSQTPLSASSSSSSFFRPTTQRSLPYKVLKVIWRYIKWPLGLLLICGLLGLVVYFLVVDRDIMSSGLLGEDGYEVDENLSIDFNDFTSANDLHDHRFPGGSTKEPKPKDTQGSGRTADSKFSFGLDNDLLAVFGPHSRKPSYERDNHLEQHDIGTSSGWPTTTTTKTSSTGATDEQRKRTESASEEIPALVVKVTDAPIRKTSTISLKDYTKARVVFDDDDFLDADDGESRAKEGTTRAYEPAPAAIQVGLRGNVARGPEVRGFTSGHQNNFGVPIEEDERLLRRLNEQLMQLEQLRQKNITIPSATTDSSLYRTKVSPTLPILSRFEITTEGLKRFNISEEGICQSTSLPLCRGVLPYDLTVSNNRQLSRLEYDHFQYLINSKCSVRVAEFVCLVLEPECRPTRMGTLTPCKRICKSILEPCAHIIASSEALTATFDCDSYPDSDDRNVCEDPTRLGQCYANEFRCADKSCIPLQWKCDNIKDCQGGEDESDCKQCERDEYRCMSNDKCIPDKWRCDQYEDCPDASDELDCYYDEPTTYPSAYGSQREYPFVQVQVPNSPNGRPYITITNEDRTQAEADQHDQTQGSRDGDREYANYGTSEEDADKYEPTAAENVPFVNRQKSRNDTSAEDSTAPAADATTTDRSAETKVEDQTEAETSRTISVPKSLVNFQDSKEIMMTSDSENDFKISSTSRDFLTTAHVSPCPEGELRCVSGICISVNQLCDRVSDCADGADEAGCTYKD